In Erythrobacter litoralis HTCC2594, a single genomic region encodes these proteins:
- the clpS gene encoding ATP-dependent Clp protease adapter ClpS, whose translation MNDFPDLAETIDLPAPLLADDDGAKDGDSDADVGVATKTRAKPKKPSQYKVLMLNDDYTPMEFVVMVLKRFFKMDLEQATRVMLHVHQKGVGVCGIFPYEVAETKVNQVMDFARQNQHPLQCTLEKA comes from the coding sequence ATGAACGACTTCCCCGACCTTGCCGAAACGATCGACCTGCCCGCGCCGCTGCTGGCAGACGACGATGGTGCCAAGGATGGCGACAGCGATGCCGATGTCGGGGTCGCGACCAAGACCCGCGCCAAGCCCAAGAAGCCGAGCCAGTACAAGGTGCTGATGCTGAACGACGATTACACGCCGATGGAATTCGTCGTCATGGTCCTCAAGCGCTTCTTCAAGATGGACCTTGAACAGGCCACCCGCGTGATGCTGCACGTCCATCAGAAGGGCGTCGGCGTATGCGGGATCTTCCCCTACGAAGTCGCCGAGACCAAGGTAAACCAGGTCATGGATTTCGCCCGCCAGAACCAGCATCCGCTACAGTGCACGCTGGAGAAGGCCTGA
- a CDS encoding LptF/LptG family permease: protein MMAVFVLAASLLLLDKMLRLFDFVAVEGGPIGVVFKMLGALIPEYASLAIPLGLLLGILFAFRKLATSSELDVLRAVGMGYGRLLRVPYIITAILVAVNVALVFYIQPISRYYYEQLEYELRSGALGASIKVGEFTTLADRMALRIEESEDNGRNLKGIFARVSNDKGQVLSISAREGSFLATTDSSDTIILRLTDGTIVQDTGNQTPRVLSFTRHDLPIDLPAIEQFRQRGDAEREYILPELLSIGWSDTESEAKRDASQASFNFRLVEVVMMWLLPLLALSLAIPPKRSTSALGVFVSIVMVVSYHKVNQYGEDVAALGRVDPIVALWGPFVLFAALILWMFWTIAYKPGGQPIGALENAFAKLSKKIGKLFKRRKHRTDAFASPVAAEPAE from the coding sequence ATGATGGCGGTGTTCGTGCTGGCGGCGTCGCTGCTGTTGCTCGACAAGATGCTGCGACTGTTCGATTTCGTCGCCGTCGAAGGCGGGCCGATCGGCGTCGTCTTCAAGATGCTCGGCGCGTTGATCCCGGAATATGCCAGCCTCGCTATCCCGTTGGGTCTGCTGCTCGGCATCCTCTTTGCTTTTCGCAAACTGGCGACATCGAGCGAGCTCGACGTGCTGCGCGCCGTCGGCATGGGCTACGGTCGCCTGTTGCGGGTACCCTACATCATCACCGCCATCCTCGTCGCCGTAAATGTGGCGCTGGTGTTCTACATCCAGCCCATCAGCCGCTATTATTACGAGCAGCTCGAATATGAATTGCGCTCGGGTGCACTCGGTGCCTCGATCAAGGTTGGCGAATTTACGACCCTGGCCGACCGGATGGCGTTGCGGATCGAGGAAAGCGAAGACAATGGCCGCAATCTCAAGGGCATCTTTGCGCGGGTCTCGAACGACAAGGGACAAGTCCTCTCGATCAGCGCCCGCGAAGGGTCCTTCCTCGCTACCACCGACAGCTCCGACACGATCATCCTGCGCCTGACCGACGGAACCATCGTCCAGGACACCGGCAACCAGACCCCGCGCGTGCTGAGTTTTACCCGCCACGACCTGCCGATAGACCTGCCCGCGATCGAACAATTCCGCCAGCGCGGCGATGCCGAGCGCGAGTATATCCTGCCCGAACTGCTCAGTATCGGTTGGAGCGACACCGAGAGCGAGGCCAAGCGCGATGCGAGCCAGGCGAGCTTCAACTTCCGGCTGGTCGAAGTCGTGATGATGTGGCTGCTGCCGCTGCTGGCGCTGTCCCTCGCCATACCGCCCAAGCGAAGTACCAGCGCCCTCGGCGTTTTCGTTTCGATCGTCATGGTGGTGAGCTATCACAAGGTGAACCAGTACGGGGAGGACGTGGCCGCGCTCGGCCGGGTCGATCCCATCGTCGCGCTGTGGGGTCCGTTCGTGCTGTTCGCTGCGCTGATCCTGTGGATGTTCTGGACGATTGCCTATAAACCTGGCGGCCAGCCCATCGGCGCGCTTGAGAATGCCTTTGCCAAATTGTCGAAGAAGATCGGCAAATTGTTCAAGCGGCGCAAGCACCGCACCGATGCCTTCGCTTCGCCCGTCGCGGCCGAGCCTGCCGAGTAA
- the lptG gene encoding LPS export ABC transporter permease LptG, which produces MHLDFFPSRTLTLYLAKLFIVRILAVLVMLVLVLMMLDLLSTSGEILAVEGNGQGELLTYAGLRVPQLVQRFLPYSVLLATIITLIALNQNSEVIAMKAAGLSAHQVLAPLLLTAGLVALVSFGFNERVVTRATATLKAWEATEFGAVPPDSDVKANVYITDGTNILTARTVAGTGADIRLGDVTWYRRAPTGQIAEQVRAVSASFVDPGWQLENPQSFDITTANTTTSEAMVVGEGLTPAQIELEAIDPDAVPFWRLGSAIDSYEAIGRRTAELRAKWWHKLSGPLSAFLMPLLGAVAAFGLARSGQLFIRAVIGMGLGFAYFVVDNAALAMGSFGGYPPFLAAWAPFLLFLLVGETVLIRTEE; this is translated from the coding sequence ATGCATCTCGACTTCTTCCCTTCGCGCACGCTGACGCTTTACCTCGCCAAGCTATTCATCGTTCGCATCCTCGCGGTGCTGGTGATGCTGGTACTGGTGCTGATGATGCTCGACCTGCTGTCGACCAGCGGCGAGATTCTCGCCGTGGAAGGCAACGGCCAAGGCGAATTGCTGACCTATGCCGGTTTGCGCGTCCCACAATTGGTGCAACGCTTCCTGCCCTACTCGGTATTGCTGGCGACGATCATCACGCTGATCGCGCTCAACCAGAACAGCGAGGTGATCGCCATGAAGGCTGCGGGGCTTTCGGCGCATCAGGTGCTCGCGCCGCTGCTGCTGACGGCCGGTCTCGTCGCGCTGGTGAGTTTTGGCTTCAACGAGCGCGTAGTGACCCGCGCCACCGCCACGCTGAAAGCGTGGGAGGCGACGGAATTCGGGGCGGTGCCGCCGGATTCCGATGTGAAGGCCAATGTCTACATTACCGACGGGACCAACATCCTGACCGCGCGCACCGTGGCCGGCACCGGCGCCGACATCCGGCTGGGCGACGTCACATGGTATCGCCGCGCGCCGACCGGGCAGATTGCGGAGCAGGTGAGAGCCGTATCGGCCAGCTTCGTCGATCCCGGCTGGCAACTGGAAAACCCGCAGAGCTTCGACATTACGACCGCCAACACCACCACGTCCGAAGCGATGGTGGTAGGCGAAGGGTTGACCCCGGCGCAGATCGAACTGGAGGCTATCGACCCGGACGCCGTGCCTTTCTGGCGGCTGGGCTCGGCGATCGATTCCTATGAAGCCATTGGACGTCGGACGGCTGAATTGCGCGCGAAGTGGTGGCACAAGCTGTCGGGACCGCTGTCGGCATTCCTGATGCCGCTGCTGGGCGCGGTTGCCGCCTTCGGTCTTGCCCGTTCGGGCCAGCTGTTTATCCGTGCTGTCATCGGCATGGGATTGGGCTTTGCCTATTTCGTCGTCGACAACGCCGCACTCGCGATGGGCAGTTTCGGCGGGTATCCTCCATTTCTCGCAGCCTGGGCACCCTTCCTGCTGTTTTTGCTGGTTGGCGAGACGGTGCTGATCCGGACCGAGGAGTGA
- a CDS encoding GNAT family N-acetyltransferase, with protein MSEWSLRLARPEDAEQMPAIEARAGTLFETIEGIGDIAGQHTIPVDRLQRYIRKGHSLVAHVDGAMAGFLVDEPFGRELHIWEVSVDPVHQQRGIGAGLVRACLIDAANSGYKAVTLTTFRDVPWNGLFYARLGFEEVTALDAHPRLAGELAVEADQGLPPERRCAMINFLD; from the coding sequence GTGAGCGAATGGTCGCTCCGCCTCGCTCGGCCCGAAGATGCTGAACAGATGCCCGCAATCGAAGCGCGCGCGGGCACGCTGTTCGAGACCATCGAGGGCATTGGCGACATCGCCGGGCAACACACCATTCCGGTCGACCGCCTCCAACGCTACATTCGCAAGGGGCATTCCCTCGTCGCCCATGTCGACGGGGCCATGGCGGGCTTTCTCGTCGACGAGCCTTTCGGGCGCGAACTGCACATCTGGGAAGTCAGTGTCGATCCGGTCCACCAACAGCGCGGGATCGGAGCCGGCCTGGTGCGAGCCTGCCTGATCGATGCGGCGAATTCAGGCTACAAGGCCGTGACGCTGACGACTTTCCGCGATGTGCCGTGGAATGGCCTCTTTTACGCGCGGCTCGGCTTCGAGGAAGTTACCGCGCTGGATGCGCATCCCCGGCTCGCCGGTGAGTTGGCGGTCGAGGCCGATCAGGGCCTGCCGCCCGAGCGCCGCTGCGCGATGATCAACTTTCTGGACTAG